A window of the Rhodoferax sp. GW822-FHT02A01 genome harbors these coding sequences:
- a CDS encoding EAL domain-containing protein, with protein sequence MTPAYFQAIVDSSDDAIVGKTLDGIVTSWNRGAETIFGYTAQEMLGQSLLILFPQDRLDEERFILKRMMEGERIDHFETVRIRKDGKQVHVSVSISPIRNAQGVIIGASKVARDITPLKMEQERLKLALDATCNGLWDWDLRTGRVYRSDHYYAITGHDAGEDDHSLDFFWRTVHSQDVPNARQAMADHIAGRSDRIEFEYRLVSKTGQMGKWIHARGQAVERDAWGTPTRIVGTLSDITPSKLFDVALRDREKRLSRVLEGSDQGYWDWNVQTNYFQVSARWESMLGYAPGEMDVSTDHWAELVHPDDFPSALQSIERHLRGETASHEAEMRVRTKTGEWKWILTRGKVVEYDADGMPLMMSGTHTDISERKVLEQAQREALTVFANSYEGIMVVDVQRLILRVNPAFTRITGYQPEEVLGKSPGILSSGRQNERFYRDMWHSIESTGFWSGEIWNRRKNGEIYAQILSISQVTDGQGRLQHYVGLFSDISQIKAHEEELDRVAHYDPLTGTPNRRLLGDRLAQAIARTDRSVLSLAVCYLDLDGFKGINDRFGHVTGDKLLVGVAESLKAVLRSEDTLARLGGDEFVLLLADIESPEECSLILERILLAANVLLNIDDNMVRVSASIGVTLYPQDSSDADTLMRHADQAMYLAKEAGKNRFHLFDPESDRKAQEHREFVERLTGALQQQEFCLYYQPKIDLLTGEVQGVEALLRWQHPERGLLRPAAFLPHVQGTRLERPLGIWVMQAALAQMQLWLSQGHVVKVSINVSATHLLSAEFIDDLREALAMYPEILPASLELEVLETTAIDDITLASFVLDQCRSMGVNLALDDFGTGYSSLTYLRKLPFEVLKIDQSFVRDMLRDAEDLGIVEGVIRLASAFHRSVIAEGVETMEHGAALLKLGCRMAQGYGIARPMRPEAYLDWIKTWKTQAAWLAIRNV encoded by the coding sequence ATGACCCCAGCCTACTTCCAGGCCATCGTGGATTCGTCGGATGACGCCATCGTCGGCAAGACGCTGGACGGCATTGTGACCAGCTGGAACCGCGGTGCCGAGACCATCTTTGGCTACACCGCACAGGAAATGCTGGGGCAGAGCCTGCTGATTCTTTTTCCTCAAGATCGCCTGGACGAAGAGCGCTTCATCCTGAAGCGGATGATGGAAGGCGAGAGGATTGATCACTTCGAGACCGTTCGCATCCGCAAGGATGGAAAGCAGGTGCACGTTTCCGTCTCGATTTCCCCTATCCGCAATGCCCAGGGTGTCATCATCGGGGCCTCCAAGGTGGCGCGGGACATCACACCGCTCAAGATGGAGCAGGAGCGCCTGAAGCTGGCTCTGGATGCAACCTGCAATGGCTTGTGGGATTGGGATTTGCGTACTGGACGGGTCTACCGCTCGGACCACTACTACGCCATCACCGGCCATGACGCCGGCGAAGACGATCACAGCCTCGACTTTTTCTGGCGCACCGTGCATTCGCAGGATGTTCCCAATGCGCGTCAGGCCATGGCGGACCACATCGCAGGCCGGTCCGATCGGATTGAGTTCGAATACCGCCTGGTTTCCAAGACGGGGCAGATGGGCAAGTGGATTCATGCCAGAGGGCAGGCCGTTGAACGGGATGCCTGGGGCACGCCCACGCGGATCGTGGGCACCTTGTCGGATATCACGCCCAGCAAGCTCTTCGATGTGGCGCTGCGTGATCGCGAGAAGCGCCTATCCAGGGTACTGGAAGGTTCGGACCAGGGTTATTGGGACTGGAATGTGCAGACCAACTATTTCCAGGTCAGTGCGCGCTGGGAATCCATGTTGGGCTATGCACCGGGCGAAATGGACGTGTCCACCGACCACTGGGCTGAGTTGGTGCACCCGGATGACTTTCCCTCCGCACTGCAGTCCATCGAGCGGCATTTGCGCGGCGAAACGGCAAGCCACGAGGCTGAAATGCGGGTGCGTACCAAGACGGGTGAGTGGAAGTGGATTCTGACCCGCGGCAAGGTCGTCGAATACGACGCAGACGGCATGCCTCTCATGATGTCAGGCACGCACACCGACATTTCGGAGCGCAAGGTCCTGGAGCAAGCGCAACGCGAAGCACTCACAGTATTTGCCAACAGCTACGAAGGCATCATGGTGGTGGACGTTCAGCGCCTCATCCTGCGGGTCAATCCGGCCTTCACCCGTATCACGGGCTACCAGCCCGAAGAGGTACTGGGGAAGTCGCCGGGGATTCTGTCTTCCGGAAGACAGAACGAGCGTTTTTACAGGGACATGTGGCACTCTATTGAAAGCACGGGCTTTTGGTCCGGCGAGATATGGAACCGCAGAAAGAACGGCGAGATCTATGCACAGATACTGTCCATCTCGCAGGTCACGGACGGTCAGGGCCGGTTGCAGCATTACGTTGGTTTGTTTTCGGACATCAGCCAGATCAAGGCGCACGAAGAAGAGCTGGACCGGGTCGCGCATTACGACCCACTCACCGGCACACCCAATCGCAGATTGCTGGGAGACCGTCTGGCGCAGGCCATAGCCCGTACCGATCGCAGCGTGTTGTCGCTGGCGGTTTGCTATCTGGACCTGGATGGGTTCAAGGGCATCAATGACCGCTTCGGCCACGTGACCGGTGACAAGCTGCTGGTCGGGGTGGCGGAGAGTCTGAAGGCCGTGCTGCGCTCCGAAGACACTCTGGCTCGCCTAGGGGGCGATGAGTTCGTGTTGCTGCTCGCAGACATCGAGTCGCCGGAAGAGTGCTCGCTGATTCTGGAGCGCATTCTGCTCGCCGCCAATGTGCTGCTGAACATTGACGACAACATGGTTCGCGTGTCGGCCAGCATCGGCGTCACCCTGTATCCGCAGGACAGTTCGGATGCAGACACGCTGATGCGCCATGCGGACCAGGCCATGTACCTGGCCAAGGAAGCGGGCAAGAACCGCTTTCACCTGTTTGACCCCGAGAGCGACCGCAAGGCGCAGGAGCACAGGGAGTTTGTGGAGCGCCTCACGGGCGCCTTGCAGCAGCAGGAGTTCTGCCTGTACTACCAACCCAAGATCGATCTGTTGACCGGCGAGGTTCAAGGGGTGGAGGCGCTGTTGCGGTGGCAACATCCCGAGCGGGGTCTGCTGCGGCCCGCAGCCTTTCTGCCCCATGTGCAGGGCACCCGCCTGGAGCGGCCCCTGGGCATCTGGGTCATGCAGGCGGCGCTTGCGCAAATGCAGCTTTGGCTGTCGCAGGGGCATGTGGTGAAGGTGAGCATCAATGTCAGCGCTACCCATTTGCTGAGCGCCGAGTTCATCGATGACTTGCGTGAGGCACTGGCCATGTATCCCGAGATCCTGCCGGCTTCTCTGGAGCTGGAAGTGTTGGAGACAACCGCCATCGACGACATCACCTTGGCGAGCTTTGTGCTGGATCAGTGCCGCTCCATGGGCGTCAATCTCGCACTGGATGATTTCGGCACCGGTTACTCGTCCCTGACTTATTTGCGCAAGCTGCCGTTCGAGGTGCTGAAGATTGACCAGAGCTTTGTGCGCGACATGCTCCGGGATGCGGAAGACCTGGGCATCGTGGAAGGTGTCATCCGGCTCGCCTCCGCATTTCATCGTAGCGTCATTGCCGAGGGCGTGGAAACCATGGAGCACGGCGCCGCGTTGCTCAAGCTCGGTTGCCGCATGGCACAGGGCTACGGTATTGCCAGGCCCATGCGGCCCGAGGCGTACCTTGACTGGATAAAGACCTGGAAGACGCAAGCCGCCTGGCTGGCCATCCGCAACGTGTAG
- a CDS encoding phytochelatin synthase family protein: MKMISRLGLLCLLSWAMLSHAFAGDMAAAQPPALVQFASEEGLARLSRASAKTDFPVLANQFEAQSNAAFCGPTTAAIVLNAARGRNTGLPRDRSRLRPEDLQYLPPGVDLSLPRYTQDNVIDKGAKKRAQVLGEPVLVNGKLIQDFGYQTRQMDELLRANGLETQLVIVDDGKPQEQVRADLVQALGTPDTYAIVTYKRSAVGQQGGGHISPLGAYDAVSDSFLVLDVNPSSAGWIWMPAPVLIEGMRTFDTVENRGYILVRTP, encoded by the coding sequence ATGAAAATGATTTCGCGCTTGGGGCTGCTCTGTCTGCTGTCATGGGCCATGCTCTCCCACGCGTTCGCAGGGGACATGGCCGCGGCTCAGCCGCCCGCATTGGTGCAGTTTGCCTCGGAAGAAGGGCTTGCACGCCTGTCCCGAGCTAGCGCCAAGACCGACTTCCCGGTTCTGGCCAACCAGTTTGAAGCGCAGAGCAACGCGGCCTTTTGCGGCCCCACCACGGCAGCCATCGTGCTCAACGCCGCACGGGGACGAAATACCGGCCTGCCGCGCGACCGCAGCCGGTTGCGTCCAGAAGACCTGCAGTATCTGCCGCCCGGCGTCGATTTGTCGCTGCCGCGATACACCCAGGACAACGTGATTGACAAAGGCGCCAAGAAGCGTGCCCAGGTCCTGGGCGAGCCGGTGCTGGTCAATGGCAAGCTGATTCAGGATTTTGGTTACCAGACGCGGCAGATGGATGAGCTGCTGCGCGCCAACGGTCTGGAGACACAGCTCGTCATCGTCGATGACGGCAAGCCGCAGGAGCAGGTGCGTGCAGACCTGGTCCAGGCGCTGGGCACACCGGATACCTACGCCATCGTCACCTACAAGCGCAGCGCGGTCGGCCAGCAGGGTGGCGGGCACATCTCACCCCTGGGCGCGTATGACGCGGTGTCCGACTCATTTCTGGTGCTGGATGTGAACCCTTCCAGCGCGGGCTGGATCTGGATGCCAGCGCCGGTGCTGATCGAGGGCATGCGCACCTTCGACACGGTGGAGAACCGGGGCTACATACTGGTACGCACGCCCTGA
- a CDS encoding ABC transporter substrate-binding protein, producing MRTTSLLAALAMGLTLWSPGHAAGAGVNHLERILASTTLRVCIWPDYYSITYRNPKTQQLSGIDIELAQELAKDLAVDVQFVDSSFARLVDDITQDRCDVAMFAIGITPARMEKLRFTRPHLASDIYAIASKSNRRIKDWADIDQTGTVVAVAKGTLHEPVMKEKLKNAQLLVLDTPFAREQEVQAGRADVFMTDYPYSQRFLINADWARLVAPPDTYHVTPYAYAVKPGDDVWYARMERFVSDIKRDGRLMAAAKHNKLERIVSP from the coding sequence ATGCGAACCACCTCTTTGCTCGCGGCACTCGCCATGGGCCTTACTTTATGGAGCCCCGGACATGCCGCAGGGGCCGGGGTCAATCACCTGGAGCGCATCCTCGCCAGCACGACTCTGAGGGTCTGCATCTGGCCCGACTACTACAGCATCACCTACCGCAATCCCAAGACGCAGCAACTCTCGGGCATCGATATCGAGCTGGCGCAGGAGCTGGCAAAGGATCTGGCGGTGGACGTGCAATTTGTCGACTCCTCTTTTGCCAGACTGGTGGACGACATCACGCAGGACCGCTGCGACGTCGCCATGTTTGCCATAGGCATTACACCGGCGCGCATGGAAAAGTTGCGCTTCACCCGTCCGCATCTGGCCAGCGACATCTACGCCATTGCCAGCAAATCCAACCGGCGTATCAAGGACTGGGCGGACATCGACCAGACCGGCACCGTGGTGGCGGTTGCCAAGGGCACGCTGCATGAGCCCGTCATGAAAGAGAAGCTCAAGAACGCGCAATTGCTGGTGTTGGATACGCCCTTCGCGCGCGAGCAGGAAGTGCAGGCCGGACGTGCCGATGTCTTCATGACCGACTACCCCTACAGCCAGCGCTTCCTGATCAACGCAGATTGGGCGCGCTTGGTGGCACCACCCGATACCTACCACGTCACCCCTTATGCCTATGCCGTCAAGCCAGGCGATGACGTCTGGTACGCGCGCATGGAACGATTTGTCAGCGATATCAAACGTGATGGCCGGCTGATGGCTGCCGCCAAGCACAACAAGCTCGAACGTATCGTTTCGCCGTGA
- a CDS encoding PAS domain S-box protein — MNHPVQQLRTALVAGLLLFNAAMLTVTGYTLWMLRAEAVANGFEISKVQTCNFESFLSQNLRAAETALVQTVQVHNNTLSLRETQVALAATLHQSPFLRSVSLLDENDHVIASTNPANVGLTVPTVDYFPTAQASSEILRFGAPWSGRDFANGAASTPRTPVAPEVQNFLPILRTIDIGARQVRVLAAVNSDFYLNYALHTVDPAEGRLQMFRYDGVLLMDTGSATQLGTVQDFISHDLRLDEAEVGAVMRRPANGESTLLAYRTSALFPLLVVTRRPEAQVLKQWKEEATVLVAVVVPSLLVLTLLVLEYLRRQRQFLAQQQEVERLQRINATVFAESADAIIVTDPETRILSVNAAFTRITGYSAEEALGKTPRILSSGLHPKSFYQDMWSELLQNGVWHGEVINRRKDGSLYNARLSVTASRDKEGRLQHFIGGTGDITAHNVAQRALAESHTLLMSIINTAPVRVFWKDRDLHYLGCNEAFAQDAGMTQASDLIGKTDHDLPWAEQADQYRGDDRAVIESGKPKLSYDIPQIGPDGHTFWLRTSKVPLRNHENAIIGVLGIYEDISEYKRSQKALEVSEERFRRTFYLTPDSLIISRVTDGMIVSVNRGFSQVMGYTSSEVIGRTSTEINIWSDVSHRKRLIDSLEQKGIVTNMEVVMCAKDGHTVHGLLSASVMDLDGEPHMLSLTRDITERKKAEESLSLAASVFSNSREGIMITALDGTIIDVNEAFTNITGYSREEVQGRNPRILNSGRQGKDFYAKMWSGLFDKGHWYGEIWNRRKNGEVYAEMQTITTVRDGNGRAQHFVSLFSDISVYKEHQNQLEHIAHYDALTGLPNRVLLADRMRQGIAQVQRHKQLMAVAFLDLDGFKSINDTHGHEAGDQLLVALSARMKLALREGDTLARLGGDEFVAVLLDLPDVEASVHMLTRLLDAASQPHIWGDMLLQVSASVGVTFYPQVDMVDADQMLRQADQAMYQAKLAGKNRYHVFDAEQDRSVRGHHEDLENIRRALREREFVLHFQPKVNMRSGAVVGAEALIRWQHPSRGLLAPATFLPTIEDQPLAVELGEWVIEEVLAQLMRWQREGLHIPVSVNIGARQLQQLNFVNRLRESLSAYPDLPAGSLELEVLETSALEDLNHVSRLIEECSQMGVHFALDDFGTGYSSLTYLKLLPVTQLKIDQSFVRDMMVEPDDLAILEGTIGLANAFRRQVIAEGVESVETGRMLLQMGCELAQGYCIAKPMPAQDLSGWIASWRPDPTWLNQAEISRSNRPLLFAGVEHRAWVIALEHFLMGEHDVPPPMDMDQCRLGIWLKRGGLDRHPDLAAVQNAHRLHHDVHTLAAQILRQHALGERHAVSEALQQLHQIRDSFLAELQVLLRQG, encoded by the coding sequence GTGAACCACCCCGTCCAGCAACTTCGCACGGCCCTGGTTGCCGGTCTGCTGCTGTTCAATGCGGCCATGCTGACCGTCACGGGCTACACCTTGTGGATGTTGCGGGCCGAGGCAGTCGCCAACGGATTCGAGATTTCGAAGGTGCAAACCTGCAACTTCGAGAGCTTTCTCAGCCAGAACCTGCGTGCCGCGGAAACCGCACTGGTGCAGACCGTGCAGGTACACAACAACACGCTGTCACTGCGGGAAACGCAGGTGGCACTGGCGGCCACATTGCACCAGTCGCCCTTTCTGCGTTCGGTTTCCTTGCTGGACGAGAACGACCACGTGATCGCCAGCACCAACCCGGCCAACGTGGGACTGACCGTGCCAACGGTAGACTATTTCCCCACCGCCCAGGCTTCTTCGGAAATACTGCGCTTTGGCGCGCCCTGGTCCGGCCGGGACTTCGCCAACGGGGCGGCATCCACCCCGCGGACCCCAGTGGCGCCCGAGGTCCAGAACTTCCTCCCCATTCTGCGCACCATCGACATAGGCGCACGACAGGTGCGGGTACTGGCCGCCGTCAACTCGGACTTCTATCTGAATTACGCACTGCATACCGTGGACCCTGCCGAGGGTCGGCTGCAGATGTTCCGCTATGACGGCGTCCTGCTGATGGATACCGGTTCAGCGACACAGCTGGGCACGGTGCAGGACTTCATTTCGCACGATCTGCGCCTGGACGAAGCGGAAGTGGGTGCCGTCATGCGTCGCCCTGCAAATGGCGAAAGCACGCTGCTGGCCTACCGCACATCGGCCCTCTTCCCGCTGTTGGTTGTCACCCGCCGGCCCGAGGCCCAGGTACTCAAGCAGTGGAAGGAAGAAGCGACGGTCCTGGTCGCGGTGGTCGTCCCGTCGTTGCTGGTGCTGACCCTTCTGGTATTGGAATACCTGCGCCGGCAAAGGCAATTCCTGGCACAGCAACAGGAAGTGGAACGTTTGCAGCGCATCAACGCCACCGTATTTGCCGAAAGCGCCGACGCCATCATCGTCACCGATCCGGAGACACGCATTCTTTCCGTCAACGCGGCGTTCACCCGCATCACGGGTTACAGCGCAGAAGAAGCGCTGGGCAAGACGCCACGGATCCTGTCCTCCGGCCTGCACCCCAAGTCCTTCTATCAGGACATGTGGAGCGAGCTTCTGCAAAACGGAGTCTGGCACGGCGAGGTGATCAACCGGCGCAAGGACGGCAGCCTGTACAACGCGCGCCTGTCCGTCACCGCCTCCCGCGACAAGGAAGGCCGACTGCAGCACTTCATTGGCGGCACCGGCGACATCACGGCACACAACGTGGCCCAGCGCGCGCTCGCGGAGTCACATACCCTGCTGATGTCCATCATCAACACGGCACCGGTACGGGTTTTCTGGAAGGATCGAGACCTGCACTACCTGGGTTGCAACGAGGCCTTTGCCCAGGATGCGGGAATGACGCAGGCATCCGACCTGATTGGCAAGACCGACCACGACTTGCCCTGGGCAGAGCAGGCCGATCAGTACCGCGGTGACGACCGTGCCGTCATCGAATCAGGAAAGCCCAAGCTGTCTTACGACATCCCCCAGATCGGTCCTGACGGCCACACCTTCTGGCTGCGCACCTCCAAGGTACCGCTCAGGAACCATGAGAACGCCATCATCGGCGTGCTGGGAATCTACGAAGACATTTCCGAATACAAGCGCTCACAAAAGGCGCTGGAAGTCAGTGAGGAGCGATTCCGGCGGACCTTCTACCTGACCCCGGACTCGCTGATCATCAGCCGCGTGACGGACGGCATGATCGTGTCGGTCAACCGTGGGTTTTCACAGGTAATGGGCTACACCTCCTCCGAGGTGATTGGTCGCACGTCAACGGAGATCAATATCTGGAGCGATGTCAGCCACCGCAAGCGCCTGATCGATAGCCTGGAGCAAAAGGGCATCGTCACCAACATGGAAGTCGTCATGTGTGCCAAGGACGGCCACACGGTGCACGGCCTGCTGTCCGCGTCGGTGATGGACCTGGATGGCGAACCGCACATGCTCAGCCTGACCCGCGACATCACCGAACGCAAGAAGGCCGAAGAGAGCCTCAGCCTGGCCGCCAGCGTGTTTTCCAACTCCCGTGAAGGCATCATGATCACCGCGCTGGACGGAACGATCATCGACGTCAACGAGGCCTTCACCAACATCACCGGATATTCCCGGGAAGAAGTGCAGGGCCGAAATCCGCGCATCCTGAACTCCGGAAGACAGGGCAAGGACTTCTACGCCAAGATGTGGAGCGGCCTGTTCGATAAGGGGCACTGGTACGGCGAAATCTGGAACCGCCGCAAGAACGGCGAGGTCTATGCCGAGATGCAGACCATCACCACCGTGCGTGATGGCAACGGACGGGCGCAGCACTTTGTGTCGCTGTTCTCCGACATATCCGTCTACAAGGAACACCAGAATCAGCTCGAGCACATCGCCCATTACGACGCACTGACCGGCCTGCCCAACCGCGTGCTGCTGGCCGACCGCATGCGTCAGGGCATCGCCCAGGTGCAGCGACACAAGCAGTTGATGGCGGTGGCTTTCCTAGATCTGGACGGATTCAAGTCCATCAACGACACCCATGGCCACGAGGCGGGCGACCAACTGCTGGTCGCACTCTCTGCCCGCATGAAGCTGGCCTTGCGCGAAGGCGACACCCTGGCCCGTCTGGGTGGGGACGAATTCGTGGCGGTGCTGCTGGACCTGCCAGACGTGGAAGCCAGCGTGCACATGCTGACGCGCCTGCTGGATGCCGCGTCCCAGCCCCACATATGGGGTGACATGCTGCTGCAGGTATCTGCCAGTGTGGGGGTCACCTTCTACCCCCAGGTGGACATGGTGGATGCCGACCAGATGCTGCGCCAGGCCGACCAGGCCATGTACCAGGCCAAGCTGGCGGGCAAGAACCGCTACCACGTCTTCGATGCGGAGCAGGACCGCAGCGTGCGCGGCCACCACGAGGACTTGGAAAACATCCGCAGAGCGCTGCGGGAACGCGAATTCGTACTGCATTTCCAGCCCAAGGTGAACATGCGCAGCGGCGCCGTGGTGGGCGCAGAGGCACTCATACGCTGGCAGCATCCCAGCCGGGGATTGCTGGCACCCGCCACGTTCCTGCCCACCATTGAGGACCAGCCGCTGGCGGTAGAGCTGGGCGAATGGGTGATCGAAGAGGTGCTGGCGCAACTGATGCGGTGGCAGCGCGAGGGCCTGCACATTCCGGTCAGCGTGAACATCGGCGCGCGGCAATTGCAGCAGCTCAACTTCGTCAACCGTTTGCGCGAGAGCCTGTCTGCCTATCCCGACCTGCCCGCCGGATCCCTGGAGCTGGAGGTTCTGGAAACCAGTGCACTGGAAGACCTGAACCATGTATCGCGCCTCATCGAAGAATGCAGCCAGATGGGTGTGCACTTTGCGCTGGACGATTTCGGCACGGGCTACTCTTCACTTACCTATCTCAAGCTGCTGCCGGTCACGCAGCTGAAGATCGACCAGAGCTTTGTCCGGGACATGATGGTGGAGCCCGATGACCTGGCCATCCTGGAAGGCACCATCGGCCTGGCCAATGCGTTTCGGCGCCAGGTCATCGCCGAGGGCGTCGAGTCCGTGGAAACCGGCCGCATGCTGCTGCAGATGGGCTGTGAACTGGCCCAGGGTTATTGCATTGCCAAGCCCATGCCCGCGCAGGATCTGTCCGGCTGGATTGCAAGCTGGCGTCCCGACCCGACTTGGCTGAACCAGGCAGAGATCAGCCGCTCCAACCGGCCGCTGCTGTTTGCAGGCGTGGAGCACAGGGCCTGGGTCATAGCGCTGGAGCACTTCCTGATGGGCGAGCATGATGTCCCTCCGCCTATGGACATGGACCAGTGCCGCCTGGGGATATGGCTGAAAAGAGGCGGCCTGGACAGGCACCCGGATCTGGCCGCTGTGCAGAATGCACACCGCCTCCACCACGACGTGCATACGCTGGCTGCGCAGATTCTGCGCCAGCATGCCTTGGGTGAGCGCCATGCCGTATCCGAAGCGCTGCAGCAGTTGCATCAGATTCGCGACAGCTTTCTGGCGGAACTGCAAGTCCTGCTCAGGCAAGGCTGA
- a CDS encoding LysE family translocator translates to MLSLQTAIAFFGVSLLLGVTPGPDNIFVLVQSATQGKRAGMLVVLGLCTGLVVHTSAVALGLAAVFAASETAFVVLKMVGAGYLAYLAWGAFRAPVTEGSDASAPLLRPLQLYRRGIVMNLTNPKVVFFFLAFLPQFVDARRGSVVLQLAELGAIFILATLVTFGAISYFAASLGQRLRGSARAQQWMNRAAGAVFAALALRLAVAQR, encoded by the coding sequence ATGCTCAGTCTGCAAACCGCCATTGCCTTCTTCGGGGTCTCCCTTCTTCTGGGGGTCACGCCCGGTCCTGACAACATCTTTGTGCTGGTGCAGTCCGCCACCCAGGGCAAGCGCGCCGGGATGCTGGTGGTGTTGGGGCTGTGCACCGGTCTGGTAGTGCACACCTCGGCCGTTGCGCTGGGTCTGGCCGCTGTCTTTGCAGCTTCCGAGACGGCCTTTGTGGTCCTGAAGATGGTGGGCGCCGGCTATCTGGCCTATCTGGCCTGGGGCGCGTTCAGGGCCCCCGTGACAGAAGGCAGCGATGCCTCAGCACCCTTGTTGCGCCCTCTGCAGCTCTACCGCCGCGGCATCGTGATGAATCTGACCAACCCCAAGGTGGTCTTCTTCTTTCTCGCTTTTTTGCCGCAATTCGTGGACGCGCGACGCGGCTCGGTGGTGCTACAACTGGCAGAGCTGGGCGCCATCTTCATCCTGGCAACGCTGGTGACCTTTGGCGCCATCAGCTACTTTGCTGCCAGCCTGGGGCAGCGACTACGCGGCTCGGCGCGCGCCCAGCAGTGGATGAATCGCGCCGCAGGCGCGGTGTTTGCCGCGCTGGCCTTGCGGCTGGCCGTAGCCCAGCGCTAG
- a CDS encoding hemerythrin domain-containing protein: protein MTAVAPLQPFEALDACHLQIQRTLQDLTRLARRLETGGVNEMDRKLAGDIESFFSNTSREHHAEEEAHVFPQILASGSAKLSAAVKSLQQDHGFIEENWIELAPQLRAIAEGNDWVHAEEFQHNVSTFLELLNGHIALEESLIYPESKAMWAATIARRR from the coding sequence ATGACTGCCGTTGCACCCCTTCAACCTTTCGAGGCACTGGACGCCTGCCATCTGCAAATCCAGAGGACGCTGCAGGACTTGACGCGTTTGGCCCGGCGCCTGGAGACCGGTGGTGTAAATGAAATGGACCGCAAGCTGGCGGGCGATATCGAGAGCTTCTTTTCCAACACCTCGCGGGAGCACCATGCCGAGGAAGAGGCGCATGTGTTTCCGCAGATTCTGGCCAGCGGCAGTGCCAAGCTGTCTGCGGCAGTGAAAAGCCTGCAGCAGGACCATGGCTTCATTGAAGAGAACTGGATTGAGCTGGCGCCCCAGTTGCGCGCCATTGCCGAGGGCAATGACTGGGTGCATGCGGAAGAGTTTCAGCACAACGTGAGCACCTTTCTCGAGCTGCTCAACGGCCATATTGCGTTGGAAGAGTCGTTGATCTACCCCGAGTCCAAGGCCATGTGGGCCGCAACCATCGCCCGACGGCGATAG
- a CDS encoding class III extradiol ring-cleavage dioxygenase, translating to MTSSRFPTMFVSHGGGPWPFVAGMREMFAKTAQEFRDLPERLPARPRAVLVITGHWEAPQFSVSISEHPPMDYDYYGFPPHTYHLKYPAPGSPVLAARVTELLAAGGITCAQDPTRGFDHGTFVPLGLMYPKADVPIVLLSMKSGYDAAEHIRVGQMLAPLRDEGILILGSGLTYHNMRGFGNPASSPIATAFEHYLNDAVTQPQESERNRMLVEWQKAPKARLAHPREDHLIPLMVVAGAAGADRGERIFVDHVLEVVMASYQFG from the coding sequence ATGACAAGTTCCCGATTTCCCACGATGTTCGTGTCCCACGGTGGCGGCCCCTGGCCTTTCGTGGCTGGCATGCGCGAAATGTTTGCCAAGACCGCGCAGGAGTTCCGCGACCTTCCCGAACGACTGCCAGCCAGGCCGCGGGCCGTGCTGGTGATCACCGGGCACTGGGAAGCGCCGCAGTTCAGCGTGTCCATCTCGGAGCATCCGCCCATGGACTACGACTACTACGGCTTTCCCCCCCATACCTATCACCTGAAGTATCCCGCGCCCGGCTCGCCCGTGCTGGCTGCGCGCGTGACCGAGTTGCTGGCTGCCGGCGGCATCACCTGTGCGCAGGACCCGACCCGCGGGTTCGACCATGGCACCTTTGTTCCCTTGGGGCTGATGTACCCAAAGGCGGACGTACCCATCGTTCTGCTGTCCATGAAGTCGGGCTATGACGCAGCCGAGCACATCCGCGTGGGCCAGATGCTCGCCCCCTTGCGCGATGAGGGCATCCTGATCCTGGGCAGCGGCCTGACCTATCACAACATGCGTGGCTTTGGTAACCCGGCATCCTCGCCCATTGCCACCGCCTTTGAACACTATCTCAATGATGCGGTGACGCAGCCCCAGGAGTCCGAACGCAACCGCATGCTAGTGGAGTGGCAGAAAGCCCCCAAGGCGCGCCTGGCCCATCCGCGCGAGGACCATCTGATTCCTCTCATGGTGGTTGCCGGCGCGGCGGGCGCGGACCGTGGAGAGCGCATCTTTGTGGACCACGTGCTGGAAGTGGTCATGGCGTCCTACCAGTTCGGCTGA